From Streptomyces sp. NBC_00690, a single genomic window includes:
- a CDS encoding aspartate kinase produces MGLVVQKYGGSSVADAEGIKRVAKRIVDAKKNGHQVVVVVSAMGDTTDELIDLAGQVSPIPAGREFDMLLTAGERISMALLAMAIKNLGHEAQSFTGSQAGVITDSVHNKARIIDVTPGRIRTALDEGNIAIVAGFQGVSQDKKDITTLGRGGSDTTAVALAAALEAEVCEIYTDVDGVFTADPRVVPKARKIDWISSEDMLELASSGSKVLLHRCVEYARRYNIPIHVRSSFSGLRGTWVSNEPQGDQQVEHAIISGVAHDVSEAKVTVVGVPDKPGEAAAIFRTIANAEINIDMVVQNVSAATTALTDISFTLPKTDGAKAIDALEKAKASIGFDSLRYDDQIGKISLVGAGMKTNPGVTASFFEALSDAGVNIELISTSEIRISVVTRADDVNEAVRAVHSAFGLDSDSEAVVYGGTGR; encoded by the coding sequence GTGGGCCTTGTCGTGCAGAAGTACGGCGGCTCCTCCGTTGCCGATGCCGAGGGCATCAAGCGCGTCGCCAAGCGGATCGTGGACGCCAAGAAGAACGGCCACCAAGTGGTCGTCGTGGTGTCGGCGATGGGTGACACGACGGACGAGTTGATCGATCTCGCGGGGCAGGTTTCCCCGATCCCTGCCGGGCGTGAGTTCGACATGCTGCTGACCGCAGGAGAGCGCATCTCCATGGCGCTGCTGGCCATGGCGATCAAAAACCTGGGACACGAAGCCCAGTCCTTCACGGGCAGCCAGGCTGGCGTCATCACCGACTCGGTCCACAACAAAGCGCGCATCATCGATGTGACGCCGGGCCGGATCCGTACCGCGCTGGACGAGGGCAACATCGCCATCGTTGCCGGATTCCAGGGTGTGTCCCAGGACAAGAAGGACATCACCACCCTCGGACGCGGTGGTTCCGACACCACGGCCGTGGCGCTCGCCGCCGCACTGGAGGCCGAGGTCTGCGAGATCTACACGGATGTGGACGGCGTCTTCACCGCCGACCCCCGCGTGGTCCCCAAGGCTCGGAAGATCGATTGGATCTCCTCCGAGGACATGCTGGAGTTGGCCTCGTCCGGCTCCAAGGTGCTGCTGCACCGCTGCGTCGAGTACGCACGTCGTTACAACATCCCGATCCACGTCCGCTCGTCCTTCTCGGGGCTGCGCGGCACTTGGGTCAGCAACGAGCCGCAGGGAGACCAGCAGGTGGAGCACGCCATCATCTCGGGAGTCGCCCACGACGTCTCCGAAGCGAAGGTCACCGTCGTCGGAGTGCCGGACAAGCCCGGCGAGGCCGCGGCGATCTTCCGCACCATCGCGAACGCCGAGATCAACATCGACATGGTCGTTCAGAACGTCTCGGCGGCCACCACGGCCCTCACCGACATCTCCTTCACCCTGCCCAAGACGGACGGGGCCAAGGCGATCGACGCGCTGGAGAAGGCGAAGGCGTCCATCGGCTTCGACTCGCTGCGCTATGACGACCAGATCGGGAAGATCTCGCTGGTCGGCGCGGGGATGAAGACCAACCCCGGAGTCACCGCTTCCTTCTTCGAGGCACTCTCGGACGCAGGCGTCAACATCGAGCTCATCTCGACCTCTGAGATCCGCATCTCGGTCGTGACGCGCGCCGACGATGTGAACGAGGCCGTGCGCGCCGTACACAGCGCCTTCGGTCTCGACAGCGACTCGGAAGCCGTCGTCTACGGCGGCACCGGGCGATGA
- a CDS encoding SLATT domain-containing protein yields the protein MSQPEMQPGGPAREERGEVARGDLAGRPFPLGDWGEPAERLDELYRWVEAGALRTTEWYLADRVWKRRTGRMLRAGAALGVATGATLPLLDLTGMVAGAAGWGYLSLLLGAACLACDRYFGVTSGWMRNVATAQAVQRRLQRLQFDWASESVREVLGPTEGTASEAAERCLGVLRSFSEDVTELVQAETADWMREFAGAPAPLLLQALPLSPTGASRPLEGGMPGSRALLPPGTRPNMPRQRPPETPR from the coding sequence GTGAGCCAGCCGGAGATGCAGCCCGGGGGGCCGGCCCGGGAGGAGCGTGGCGAGGTAGCGCGCGGAGACCTGGCCGGGAGGCCCTTTCCGCTCGGCGACTGGGGAGAGCCCGCGGAACGGCTGGACGAGTTGTACCGGTGGGTGGAAGCGGGTGCGCTGCGGACGACGGAGTGGTACCTGGCCGACCGGGTGTGGAAGAGACGTACCGGACGCATGCTGCGTGCGGGTGCCGCCCTCGGGGTCGCCACCGGGGCCACACTGCCGCTGCTGGACCTCACCGGCATGGTGGCGGGGGCGGCCGGCTGGGGATATCTCTCGCTGCTGCTGGGGGCCGCGTGTCTGGCCTGCGACCGCTACTTCGGGGTCACCTCGGGCTGGATGCGCAATGTGGCGACCGCGCAGGCGGTGCAGCGACGCCTCCAGCGGCTCCAGTTCGACTGGGCGTCCGAGAGCGTGCGCGAGGTCCTCGGGCCGACGGAGGGCACGGCGAGCGAAGCCGCAGAACGCTGTCTCGGGGTCCTGCGCAGCTTCTCGGAGGACGTGACGGAACTGGTGCAGGCGGAGACCGCGGACTGGATGCGGGAGTTCGCGGGGGCGCCGGCGCCGCTGCTGCTCCAGGCGCTTCCGCTGTCGCCGACCGGGGCATCGCGTCCGCTGGAGGGCGGGATGCCCGGGAGTCGGGCGTTGCTCCCACCGGGAACGCGTCCCAACATGCCGCGGCAGCGCCCCCCGGAGACTCCGCGCTAG
- a CDS encoding glycosyltransferase, whose protein sequence is MSAETDRAETQRGAASDRPEPQRPELDRPEPQRPELDRPEPQHPELDRPEPQHPSDGPSNGPSNVPDGPDQDEQAPEDRPPAADDRTEAAFASPLVDHSGEGGGVQLSIVVPAYNEEVRLRPTLDAICAHLKADADRWGEWEVIVVDDGSTDATATIAREAAVSEPRIHLLSAVNGANRGKGDALRRGVLASYGRQVLVTDADLATPIAELDDLADELAAHDITAAIGSRAHPDSQIDVHQWRVREWLGRMGNGLIRAVAVPGIHDTQCGFKLFDGDKARAAFADSQLNGWGIDVEILRFFRRAGWPVVEVPVRWSHQSGSKLKPLDYGRVLLELLRLRTRSLHRIDLLIATLFLLASFLLYSELWQDLDRGYLRDAGQDQNQWEWFFRVTADNVVHLKNPLFTTLQGYPEGVNLMANTVMLGLSVPLTPVTLLCGPEVTWALVLTFGLAMTAVCWFWLMVRRLGVGRWAAAVGAAFAAFAPPMISHGNAHPNFLVLFMIPVIIDRALRLCEGRAPVRDGVLLGLFATYQIFLGEEPLLLAAMGMLFFAIAYAIVRPEKAKAAWRPLLHGILIGLAVCLPLVAFPLAWQFFGPQSYTHVMHGADTHNSPRAFFEFAGRSLLGSDETADPLAMNRTEQNAFYGWPVLLLATGIVVLLRREARVKALALTALTAAFLSLGVKVRIPHTDIVFTGPWRLLANMPLLESVIESRTAMICAPVLGMLLAIAVHRLTLGWTSRSRRPALRIAGCLAVAAAVLPVVPTPYPVRERAEVPEFITAGMYRPYLAPGESVVVVPLPYPGNAEALRWQSSTGLDFSLAGGYFNGPWGPDRIGIYGSTPRHTSNLLYEVRDTGVVPEIGSAGRAQAQLDLKAWRAGLVILPPEYHEEALYRTVSALLGRPGEKIAGVWVWDVGKPRGARW, encoded by the coding sequence GTGAGCGCGGAGACCGATCGCGCGGAAACGCAACGCGGCGCAGCGTCCGATCGCCCAGAGCCCCAGCGCCCGGAACTCGATCGCCCAGAGCCCCAGCGCCCGGAACTCGATCGCCCAGAGCCCCAGCACCCAGAGCTCGATCGCCCAGAGCCCCAGCACCCGTCCGACGGTCCGTCCAACGGCCCGTCCAACGTTCCAGACGGGCCGGACCAGGACGAACAGGCACCCGAGGACCGGCCCCCCGCGGCCGACGACCGGACCGAAGCGGCCTTCGCCTCGCCCCTCGTCGACCACTCCGGCGAAGGGGGCGGTGTGCAATTGAGCATCGTCGTCCCCGCCTACAACGAGGAGGTCCGACTCCGCCCCACCCTGGACGCGATCTGCGCCCACCTCAAGGCTGACGCGGACCGTTGGGGCGAGTGGGAAGTGATCGTCGTCGACGACGGCTCCACCGACGCCACCGCGACGATCGCCCGCGAAGCCGCCGTCAGCGAGCCCCGCATCCATCTGCTCTCCGCGGTGAACGGCGCGAACCGGGGCAAGGGCGATGCCCTGCGCCGAGGTGTGCTCGCCTCCTACGGACGCCAGGTCCTGGTCACGGACGCCGACCTCGCCACCCCCATCGCCGAACTGGACGACCTGGCCGATGAACTCGCCGCCCACGACATCACGGCCGCGATCGGCTCCCGCGCCCATCCCGATTCCCAGATAGACGTACACCAGTGGCGGGTCCGCGAATGGCTCGGCCGCATGGGCAACGGGCTGATACGGGCGGTCGCGGTTCCCGGCATCCATGACACCCAGTGCGGATTCAAACTCTTCGACGGAGACAAAGCCCGAGCCGCATTCGCTGATTCACAGCTGAACGGGTGGGGCATCGACGTCGAAATACTGAGATTCTTCCGGCGTGCCGGGTGGCCGGTCGTGGAAGTCCCGGTTCGCTGGTCGCATCAATCCGGTTCCAAGCTCAAACCACTGGACTATGGCAGGGTCCTCCTCGAACTCCTGCGACTGCGCACCCGCTCTCTGCACCGCATCGACCTGCTGATCGCCACCCTCTTCCTCCTGGCGTCCTTCCTCCTCTATTCGGAACTCTGGCAGGACCTCGACCGCGGATATCTCAGGGACGCCGGCCAGGACCAGAACCAATGGGAGTGGTTCTTCAGGGTCACGGCCGACAATGTGGTCCATCTCAAGAACCCTCTGTTCACCACGCTTCAGGGATATCCCGAGGGCGTGAACCTCATGGCGAACACCGTGATGCTCGGCCTCTCGGTGCCCCTCACCCCGGTCACCCTCCTGTGCGGCCCTGAGGTCACCTGGGCGCTGGTGCTGACCTTCGGACTCGCCATGACCGCGGTGTGCTGGTTCTGGCTGATGGTTCGTCGGCTGGGGGTGGGGCGCTGGGCTGCGGCCGTCGGCGCCGCCTTCGCCGCCTTCGCACCGCCGATGATCTCCCATGGCAACGCACACCCCAATTTCCTCGTCCTCTTTATGATCCCCGTGATCATCGACCGTGCCCTGAGGCTGTGCGAAGGCCGTGCACCCGTACGCGACGGAGTGCTGCTCGGCCTTTTCGCGACCTATCAGATATTCCTCGGCGAAGAACCGCTGCTGCTGGCGGCCATGGGAATGCTCTTCTTCGCGATCGCCTATGCGATCGTGCGTCCGGAAAAGGCGAAGGCCGCCTGGCGGCCGTTGCTCCATGGAATCCTCATCGGCCTCGCGGTCTGCCTTCCCCTCGTCGCCTTTCCGCTGGCCTGGCAATTCTTCGGCCCCCAGAGCTATACGCACGTCATGCACGGCGCCGACACCCACAACAGCCCGCGTGCCTTCTTTGAATTCGCCGGCCGCTCACTCCTCGGTAGCGATGAGACCGCCGATCCCCTGGCGATGAACCGCACCGAACAGAACGCCTTCTACGGCTGGCCGGTCCTCCTGTTGGCCACGGGAATCGTCGTTCTGCTCCGGCGTGAGGCACGGGTGAAGGCCCTCGCCCTGACCGCCCTCACGGCCGCCTTCCTCTCGCTCGGGGTCAAGGTCCGCATCCCCCACACCGACATCGTGTTCACCGGCCCTTGGCGGCTGCTCGCGAACATGCCGCTCCTGGAGTCGGTGATCGAGTCCCGGACGGCGATGATCTGCGCACCGGTACTGGGCATGCTGCTGGCCATCGCGGTGCATCGGCTCACCCTCGGATGGACATCGAGGTCCCGTCGGCCGGCACTGCGCATCGCCGGCTGTCTCGCCGTCGCAGCCGCCGTGCTCCCGGTGGTCCCCACGCCCTACCCCGTACGGGAGCGGGCCGAGGTCCCCGAATTCATCACGGCGGGCATGTACCGGCCGTACCTCGCTCCCGGGGAGTCGGTCGTGGTCGTACCGCTGCCCTACCCCGGGAACGCCGAAGCCCTGCGTTGGCAGTCGTCCACCGGCCTCGACTTCTCCTTGGCCGGCGGCTACTTCAACGGCCCCTGGGGACCTGATCGCATCGGCATCTACGGCTCCACCCCGCGGCACACCTCGAACCTGCTCTACGAGGTGCGCGACACGGGAGTCGTACCGGAGATCGGGTCGGCCGGCCGAGCTCAGGCGCAACTCGACCTGAAGGCGTGGCGGGCGGGTCTGGTCATCCTGCCGCCGGAGTACCACGAGGAGGCGCTGTACCGCACGGTGTCGGCGCTGCTGGGACGGCCGGGGGAGAAGATCGCCGGGGTATGGGTGTGGGACGTGGGAAAACCGCGCGGGGCCCGATGGTGA
- a CDS encoding YbaB/EbfC family nucleoid-associated protein, translating to MIPGGGQPNMQQILQQAQKMQQDLARAEEELAQAEVDGQAGGGLVKATVNGSGELRALVIDPKAVDPEDTETLADLVIAAVQAANDNAQTLRQQKLGPLTEGLGGMPGLPF from the coding sequence GTGATCCCCGGTGGTGGTCAGCCCAACATGCAGCAGATCCTCCAGCAGGCCCAGAAGATGCAGCAGGATCTCGCTCGGGCCGAGGAAGAGCTCGCGCAGGCCGAGGTCGACGGCCAGGCCGGCGGCGGTCTGGTGAAGGCGACCGTCAATGGCTCCGGCGAACTGCGCGCCCTGGTCATCGATCCGAAGGCCGTGGACCCCGAGGACACCGAAACGCTGGCCGATCTGGTGATCGCCGCCGTCCAGGCCGCGAACGACAATGCGCAGACGCTCCGGCAGCAGAAGCTCGGCCCGCTGACGGAGGGCCTCGGCGGAATGCCGGGACTTCCCTTCTGA
- a CDS encoding aspartate-semialdehyde dehydrogenase encodes MTGKPTLAVVGATGAVGAVMLQILSQHKDIWGEIRLVSSSRAAGRTLVVRGEECEVIALDEAALTDVAVALFLVPVDVSAHWAPIAAAKGAVVVDSSAAFRLDDDVPLVVPEINPHAVRVRPRGIVASPHDTTLALLPTVGALHAEFGLRELVVSSYQAASGAGREAVSTLRDQLSLVAGTDLGMRPGDVRRAVGEDADPFAAPLALNVVPWSGTLQDGGWSSEELGLRAETRKILGLPGLRVAATFVRVPVVTTHSLAVHARFESEVTVARAHEILDTSPGVVLCDDPAAGDFPTPADVVGTDPTWVGRVRRSPDDPCALDLFVCGDNLRKGAALNSVQIAEAIAADLPY; translated from the coding sequence ATGACCGGTAAGCCGACCCTCGCGGTCGTCGGAGCAACCGGCGCCGTTGGTGCGGTCATGCTCCAGATCCTCTCGCAGCACAAGGACATCTGGGGCGAAATCCGTCTCGTATCCTCTTCGCGCGCGGCCGGTCGAACACTGGTCGTACGCGGGGAGGAGTGCGAGGTCATCGCGCTCGACGAGGCAGCGCTCACCGATGTGGCGGTGGCGCTCTTCCTCGTGCCGGTGGATGTGTCCGCGCATTGGGCGCCGATCGCCGCCGCCAAGGGCGCTGTGGTGGTGGACAGTTCCGCGGCCTTCCGTCTTGACGACGATGTGCCCCTGGTCGTGCCCGAGATCAACCCCCATGCCGTACGGGTCCGCCCGCGCGGCATCGTCGCCAGCCCGCACGACACGACCCTCGCCCTGTTGCCGACGGTGGGGGCGCTGCACGCCGAGTTCGGTCTCAGGGAACTGGTCGTCTCCTCCTACCAGGCGGCCAGTGGCGCCGGACGAGAAGCCGTGTCCACATTGCGAGACCAGTTGTCCCTGGTGGCGGGCACCGATTTGGGGATGCGGCCGGGCGACGTGCGTCGCGCCGTCGGCGAGGACGCCGATCCCTTCGCCGCACCCCTGGCCCTCAATGTGGTGCCGTGGTCCGGCACGCTCCAGGACGGCGGCTGGTCCTCCGAAGAACTGGGTCTGCGGGCGGAGACCCGCAAGATCCTCGGGCTGCCCGGCCTGCGGGTGGCCGCGACCTTCGTGAGGGTGCCCGTCGTCACCACCCACTCCTTGGCGGTGCACGCGCGCTTCGAGAGCGAGGTCACGGTCGCGCGAGCGCACGAGATCCTGGACACCTCCCCCGGCGTGGTGCTCTGTGACGACCCCGCCGCAGGGGACTTCCCCACCCCCGCCGATGTGGTGGGCACAGACCCGACCTGGGTTGGTCGCGTACGTCGATCACCGGACGACCCCTGCGCGTTGGACCTCTTCGTCTGCGGTGACAACCTCCGCAAGGGGGCGGCGCTGAACTCCGTGCAGATAGCCGAGGCCATCGCCGCGGACCTGCCGTACTGA
- the recR gene encoding recombination mediator RecR has translation MYEGVVQDLIDELGRLPGVGPKSAQRIAFHILQAEPTDVRRLAHALLEVKDKVRFCAVCGNVAQQEQCNICRDPRRDLSVICVVEESKDVVAVERTREFRGRYHVLGGAISPIEGVGPDDLRIRELLTRLADGAVTELILATDPNLEGEATATYLARMIKPMGLKVTRLASGLPVGGDLEYADEVTLGRAFEGRRLLDV, from the coding sequence TTGTACGAAGGCGTGGTTCAGGACCTCATCGACGAACTGGGCAGGCTGCCCGGCGTCGGTCCCAAGAGCGCGCAGCGGATCGCCTTCCACATCCTCCAGGCCGAGCCCACGGACGTACGTCGTCTCGCACACGCGCTGCTGGAAGTGAAGGACAAGGTCCGCTTCTGTGCGGTCTGCGGGAACGTCGCTCAGCAGGAACAGTGCAACATCTGTCGCGATCCGCGCCGGGACCTCTCCGTCATCTGTGTGGTGGAGGAGTCCAAGGACGTCGTGGCGGTTGAGCGGACCCGGGAATTCAGGGGTCGCTACCACGTTCTTGGCGGGGCCATCAGCCCCATCGAGGGGGTGGGCCCCGATGACCTGCGCATCCGCGAGTTGCTCACGCGTCTCGCCGATGGTGCGGTCACCGAGCTGATCTTGGCCACCGACCCCAATTTGGAGGGTGAGGCGACCGCTACCTATCTGGCTCGAATGATCAAGCCGATGGGTTTGAAGGTCACTCGGCTGGCCAGTGGTCTGCCTGTGGGGGGAGACTTGGAATACGCCGACGAGGTCACGCTAGGGCGTGCCTTCGAGGGGAGACGACTTCTCGATGTCTGA
- a CDS encoding GntR family transcriptional regulator — protein MPSPGSTSVTRSTLRQQIADALRDEVLAGRLLPGQEFTVKQIAEQYGVSATPVREALVDLSAQGLLDSDQHRGFKVHQFSIADYRNMVDARALVMEGVIRHAERNGRTRVRPKSVLPVRRRAEEAARAARCGDLDIHIGYDLRFWSELGSITANCYISGFLHQLRVQGWVFAVPHLRRDTCRREWLWSGHEDLIDAVTLGDMTAARATISGYNEQALTWADRLER, from the coding sequence ATGCCCAGCCCCGGCAGCACTTCCGTCACCCGGAGCACGCTGCGGCAACAGATCGCGGACGCGCTGCGTGACGAGGTGCTGGCCGGGCGCTTGCTGCCCGGGCAGGAGTTCACGGTCAAGCAGATCGCCGAACAGTACGGGGTCTCCGCCACTCCGGTACGAGAAGCCCTGGTCGACCTCTCCGCTCAGGGGCTGCTCGACTCGGACCAGCACCGGGGATTCAAGGTCCACCAGTTCTCCATCGCCGACTACCGCAACATGGTCGACGCCCGGGCCCTGGTGATGGAAGGCGTCATCCGCCACGCCGAACGCAACGGACGCACCCGGGTGCGGCCCAAGTCGGTGCTGCCGGTGCGGCGTCGGGCCGAGGAGGCCGCCCGCGCGGCCCGGTGCGGCGATCTGGACATCCACATCGGATACGACCTGCGGTTCTGGTCCGAACTCGGCTCCATCACGGCCAACTGCTACATCTCCGGGTTTCTGCACCAACTGCGCGTACAGGGATGGGTGTTCGCCGTGCCCCATCTTCGGCGGGACACCTGCCGGCGCGAGTGGTTGTGGAGCGGACACGAGGATCTGATCGACGCTGTGACGCTCGGCGACATGACCGCGGCACGCGCGACCATCAGCGGGTACAACGAGCAGGCGCTCACCTGGGCCGATCGGTTGGAACGGTGA
- a CDS encoding DUF5063 domain-containing protein, translating into MSDAMLHAVNQDPADFAVQIADSIESFIVATTEVAKGDEPDSAVPFLLLEVSQLLLTGGRLGAHEDIVPDERYEPDTGPEPDLDELRERFAVLLDPVDVFSEVFDPYEPRKAPVAFRISDNLADIVTDLRHGLAHYRADRTSEALWWWQFSYFSNWGPTASATLRALQSLVSHVRLDQPLQALDGLDTDEDVPEDALAEEAGRVMAEEIALPLGLRTT; encoded by the coding sequence ATGTCTGATGCCATGCTGCACGCGGTGAATCAGGACCCCGCGGATTTCGCGGTCCAGATCGCGGACTCCATCGAGTCCTTCATCGTCGCGACCACGGAAGTCGCCAAGGGCGATGAGCCCGACAGCGCCGTGCCGTTCCTGCTGCTGGAGGTTTCGCAACTCCTGCTGACGGGCGGCCGACTGGGCGCACACGAGGACATCGTCCCGGACGAGCGCTACGAGCCGGACACCGGCCCGGAACCGGACCTCGACGAACTGCGCGAGCGGTTCGCGGTCCTGCTCGACCCGGTCGACGTCTTCTCCGAGGTCTTCGACCCCTATGAGCCGCGCAAGGCCCCTGTGGCCTTCCGAATCTCGGACAACCTCGCGGACATCGTCACCGACCTCCGCCATGGGCTGGCCCACTACCGAGCGGATCGCACCAGCGAGGCGCTGTGGTGGTGGCAGTTCTCGTACTTCTCCAACTGGGGGCCGACCGCCTCCGCGACCCTGCGCGCCCTTCAGTCGCTGGTCTCCCACGTCCGCCTCGACCAGCCGCTCCAGGCGCTGGACGGGCTGGACACCGACGAGGACGTGCCCGAGGACGCACTGGCGGAGGAAGCTGGCAGGGTGATGGCCGAGGAGATCGCCCTACCGCTGGGTCTACGGACCACCTGA